agttgggtttttcccacgaattttaaaattggcaaataatatacGAACTTTATCTCGGATttgtttttcccacgaatgaaataattcttcaaataaacggattttttttcgtaattttcaacaacaattttgagagcttcaagtttttcaatctttgaagataattttttcttgaatcacaccctccaaaattgttcttcaatgtattaaaataacatgaattttttcattcgtgggaaaaaacaaacaaggggtaaagttcgtgatattatttgccaattttaaaattcgtgggaaaaacccaacttttagaaagttttgtgatattagatgcAAATATCCCTTATACAAATTACATGACTTTCAAATTAAtacaacacaaaaatatagtactcctaattCTCCTAAATGAAACTATAGCCCACACCCTTAATTAGtggtaaataatttattattgagtCAAGCTCGATCTTTATTTACCAAATATTTCAAgagtttaaataaatttaaagtttgagataaaattgatttggcataaatcctttttttttttttttttggatatttcaGGTGCCAATATTGTCCTTGAATTTGCATCTAAATATCACAATGTAGGTGCTGTGATCAATGTCTCTGGCCGTTATGATCCATGGCACATCaaccttaaaaatagaaatggtatcataaatttaaataaattctacattttttctcaaatttgagTTATGCTAATTAATGAATGATGATTCAAATTTCAACAGCAACCTCGGAGGAAGAAGTGAAAGATGTTAAGCAGCTGAACAGTagcattgatgaagaatggCTTACGATGGACCCCAGATGCAagtaagtactactccctccgttccttgtCAATTGCGACACTTCTTTTATGCACGGAGATTAATAATAGTTTGTTGAGCGGAggatgaataaattaaaaaaaaataaagtgagaaaaagtatatattttttctaaaaatagaaatgactcaattatgttacaacttcctaaaatagaaaagtaacCTAATTGAAGTGGAACAGAGGAAATATATGGATAGCTTTAATTAAGCATGTGGTGTATATAAGAAGTGGAAATGGTCAAAGTTGTGGAAAATGTATGGAATGCACAGGGTGCTGACGGTTCATGGCACGGCGGACAACGACGTGGCGTTGGACGAAGCATACGAGATCGGGAAGGTGGCACCGAACCACCAGCTGAAGTTGGTCGACGGTGCTGACCATACTTATGAATCTCGGCTGGACCAGCTTGCTGCTGCGGTTGTGCCCTTTGCCAAGGAATGCTGCTTCCAATCACTTGCCTGAACAAGATGCAATCCCATGTTGTCTCATTCTTATTATGTATCTTTAATTCCGGATTACATATAATAAAGCTCAATTAAACTATCGTGCAATATTCTTATTAACAATTATGCGTGGTTGtggtaattttataaagagCAATGTGGTGCGTCATTTAATGATTCGACTACGCATATATCCAAACTCTAcactattaatatattatccgCTTTGGATAAAGCTTCACAATTTTGTTCTTGTGACCCTTCCCAAAATGCCTCATATTGTAGAAATAGTAAGAGTTAAACTTATATTTTCTTTGCACATTTTCTAATTCACATCGCATTTTCTAATTCCACGTTGCTAGATAGTTTGAACCCAACTGTCACGACAACACTTTGATAAGAATAGCAAACTCATTTTACAGCAACTAGGGGAAGATTAAAGAAGTGGGGAAGGAAGAGGAACATTGACGCAGCTTAAAATAGCTCGAAATAATAGATCAAATGCTGCAACGATTGGCAGAGAAGaagtattttttgtttcttgttcGGGTATAGCAGCTACTTTCAAATCTATGTTGATCCGGAAGACCAAGACAAAACCAAATTCACTTCCCTTTCGGAATGTATGGTTACAGAAGAATGCCTTTTGATTTGTGCAACACACCTAAACATT
The nucleotide sequence above comes from Salvia hispanica cultivar TCC Black 2014 chromosome 5, UniMelb_Shisp_WGS_1.0, whole genome shotgun sequence. Encoded proteins:
- the LOC125188644 gene encoding uncharacterized protein LOC125188644 isoform X1; the protein is MENIEIKSPATMLKQITVVNKHGQKLDGLLHDTGSTNIVVLCHAFRSTKEHFAMVKLAHALETEGVTAFRFDFSLTEYTEDSYYSGNYDSEIEDLRAVVEYFSTINRPVAAVLGHSKGANIVLEFASKYHNVGAVINVSGRYDPWHINLKNRNATSEEEVKDVKQLNSSIDEEWLTMDPRCKVLTVHGTADNDVALDEAYEIGKVAPNHQLKLVDGADHTYESRLDQLAAAVVPFAKECCFQSLA